The Nocardia vinacea genome contains the following window.
CACGTTTTCGAGTCGATCGCGCTGAACGCCCGTATCGCCCTGCACGTGCGCGTGCTGTACGGCCGCGACCAGCACCACATCACCGAGGCCGAATTCAAGGCGGTCGCGCGGGCATTGCGCGCCGCCGTCGAACTGGATCCGCGAGTGAGCGGTGTGCCGTCGACGAAGGGCACGCTGTGACAATGAAATCCGTCGCTCTGCTCGACTACGGCTCCGGCAATCTGCACTCCGCGAACCGCGCGCTGATCCGCGCGGGCGCGAACGTCGAGGTGACCGCCGATGCCGATATCGCGCTGGCCGCCGATGGCCTTGTCGTTCCCGGCGTCGGTGCGTTCGCCGCGTGCATGGCCGGACTACGCGAGGTGAAAGGGGAGCGCATCATCGGTCAGCGGCTGGCCGGTGGTCGTCCGGTACTCGGTATCTGCGTCGGCATGCAGATCCTGTTCGAGCGCGGGGTGGAATTCGGTGTGGAAACCGAAGGATGCGCGGAATGGCCGGGTGTGGTCGAGCGCCTGTCCGCACCTGTGCTGCCGCACATGGGCTGGAACACGGTGTCGGCTCCTACCGACAGTGTCCTGTTCGCCGGAATGGCCAGCGATACCCGTTTCTATTTCGTGCACTCCTATGCCGCACAGACCTGGGACCTGCCGCCGAGTGAACACTTCGCCACGCCGAAGCTCACTTGGGCCGAACACGGCGTCCCATTCCTGGCGGCCGTCGAGAACGGTCCGCTGTCGGCGACGCAGTTTCATCCCGAAAAGTCCGGCGATGCGGGCGCGCAGTTGCTCCGCAATTGGGTGAACTCGCTGTAAACACCCGCTGGCCAGGCGATTTGACATCGTGCACGCCGGTAAGTAACTTTATCCAAGTCAGAGCGACACGGACACCGACCCGGAGCCCAAAGCGCAGCGGAAACGTTGAGCACAGTGGCCTGGGAAACGAGGTAGTACGAGGAGCGCCTGACGATCACACTGGTTCGGACGGATCCTGATTTTGCGTCGGGGGTCGGCTGGACTAAGCTTCACCAAGTTGCCTCACTGAAGCCCCGGATTTACGCCGGTGTGAATGTGTGTGCGTGTGTTCTTTGAGAACTCAATAGTGTGTCGATGAATGTCAGTGCCAAATATTTTTTTGGTTCCGGCTCCTCAAACCCCCGTTTGGGTGGGCTGGACATTTTAGTCAGCAAATACTTTTTGCTGGCGTTTGATTTTGCCAAGGTTTTCGGACTCTGGTTAATTCTTCTGATTGCATCCTTTTGGGGTGTGGTTGAGAGTCTTCAACGGAGAGTTTGATCCTGGCTCAGGACGAACGCTGGCGGCGTGCTTAACACATGCAAGTCGAGCGGTAAGGCCCTTCGGGGTACACGAGCGGCGAACGGGTGAGTAACACGTGGGTGATCTGCCTCGTACTTCGGGATAAGCCTGGGAAACTGGGTCTAATACCGGATATGACCACGGGATGCATGTCTTGTGGTGGAAAGATTTATCGGTGCGAGATGGGCCCGCGGCCTATCAGCTTGTTGGTGGGGTAATGGCCTACCAAGGCGACGACGGGTAGCCGACCTGAGAGGGTGACCGGCCACACTGGGACTGAGACACGGCCCAGACTCCTACGGGAGGCAGCAGTGGGGAATATTGCACAATGGGCGGAAGCCTGATGCAGCGACGCCGCGTGAGGGATGACGGCCTTCGGGTTGTAAACCTCTTTCGACAGGGACGAAGCGTGAGTGACGGTACCTGTAGAAGAAGCACCGGCCAACTACGTGCCAGCAGCCGCGGTAATACGTAGGGTGCGAGCGTTGTCCGGAATTACTGGGCGTAAAGAGCTTGTAGGCGGTTCGTCGCGTCGATCGTGAAAACCTACCGCTCAACGGTGGGCTTGCGGTCGATACGGGCGGACTAGAGTACTTCAGGGGAGACTGGAATTCCTGGTGTAGCGGTGAAATGCGCAGATATCAGGAGGAACACCGGTGGCGAAGGCGGGTCTCTGGGAAGTAACTGACGCTGAGAAGCGAAAGCGTGGGTAGCGAACAGGATTAGATACCCTGGTAGTCCACGCCGTAAACGGTGGGTACTAGGTGTGGGTTTCCTTCCACGGGATCCGTGCCGTAGCTAACGCATTAAGTACCCCGCCTGGGGAGTACGGCCGCAAGGCTAAAACTCAAAGGAATTGACGGGGGCCCGCACAAGCGGCGGAGCATGTGGATTAATTCGATGCAACGCGAAGAACCTTACCTGGGTTTGACATACACCAGAAAGCGGCAGAGATGTCGCCCCCCTTGTGGTTGGTGTACAGGTGGTGCATGGCTGTCGTCAGCTCGTGTCGTGAGATGTTGGGTTAAGTCCCGCAACGAGCGCAACCCTTATCTTATGTTGCCAGCGCGTTATGGCGGGGACTCGTGAGAGACTGCCGGGGTCAACTCGGAGGAAGGTGGGGACGACGTCAAGTCATCATGCCCCTTATGTCCAGGGCTTCACACATGCTACAATGGCCGGTACAGAGGGCTGCGATACCGTGAGGTGGAGCGAATCCCTTAAAGCCGGTCTCAGTTCGGATCGGGGTCTGCAACTCGACCCCGTGAAGTTGGAGTCGCTAGTAATCGCAGATCAGCAACGCTGCGGTGAATACGTTCCCGGGCCTTGTACACACCGCCCGTCACGTCATGAAAGTCGGTAACACCCGAAGCCGGTGGCCTAACCCTTGTGGAGGGAGCCGTCGAAGGTGGGATTGGCGATTGGGACGAAGTCGTAACAAGGTAGCCGTACCGGAAGGTGCGGCTGGATCACCTCCTTTCTAAGGAGCACTTCTCCAGACATGCCAACACAGGTTGGATGTTGTTCTGGCAGAGACCGTTTCGGACTCACATGTAGTCCGGCGGACGCTCATGGGTGGAACACTGACATGTGCCTCGAATTGCCGGAAGCCTGAGTGCTTTCGGTTCGGGGATGTAATCGACACACTGTTGGGTCCTGAGAGAACAGACGTTCTTTCCAGGCAAGATAACGACGAGATTGGGCCGCAGTCATACCGGCTTCTTCGGAAGTGCTGGTGCTGTATCGGGTTTCAGTCTTGTGTGTTGTTTGAGAACTGCACAGTGGACGCGAGCATCTTTGTTTGTAAGTGTTTAAGAGCGTACGGTGGATGCCTTGGCACCAGGAGCCGATGAAGGACGTAGGAGGCTGCGATAAGCCTCGGGGAGCTGTCAACCGAGCTGAGATCCGAGGATTTCCGAATGGGGAAACCCAGCACGAGTGATGTCGTGTTACCCGCATCTGAATATATAGGGTGTGTGGAGGGAACGTGGGGAAGTGAAACATCTCAGTACCCACAGGAAGAGAAAACAATAGTGATTCCGTGAGTAGTGGCGAGCGAAAGCGGATGAGGCTAAACCGTTCAGATGTGATACCCGGCAGGGGTTGTCTGGACGGGGTAGTGGGAGCATTCTTCCCTGATCTGCCGGTCAGGGCGACAGTGAGAAACCGTTGTGTTAGTTGAAGTGGTCTGGAACGGCCTGCCATAGACGGTGATAGTCCGGTAAATGAAAACTCAACGGCTGTTGTGGATGTTTCCCGAGTAGCAGCGGGCCCGTGAAATCTGCTGTGAATCTGCCGGGACCACCCGGTAAGCCTGAATACTCCCTGGTGACCGATAGCGGACTAGTACCGTGAGGGAAAGGTGAAAAGTACCCCGGGAGGGGAGTGAAATAGTACCTGAAACCGTGCGCTTACAATCCGTCAGGGCCTGCGAGTGACTTTGTCACTGTGGGTGATGGCGTGCCTTTTGAAGAATGAGCCTGCGAGTTAGTGGCATGTGGCGAGGTTAACCCGTGTGGGGTAGCCGTAGCGAAAGCGAGTCCGAATAGGGCGTTTCGAGTCGCGTGTTCTAGACCCGAAGCGGAGTGATCTACCCATGGCCAGGGTGAAGCGACGGTAAGACGTCGTGGAGGCCCGAACCCACTTAGGTTGAAAACTGAGGGGATGAGCTGTGGGTAGGGGTGAAAGGCCAATCAAACTCCGTGATAGCTGGTTCTCCCCGAAATGCATTTAGGTGCAGCGTCACGTGTTTCACACCGGAGGTAGAGCTACTGGATGGTCTAGGGGGCCTACAAGCTTACCGAAATCAGCCAAACTCCGAATGCCGGTGTGTGAGAGCGTGGCAGTGAGACTGCGGGGGATAAGCTTCGTAGTCGAGAGGGAAACAGCCCAGATCGCCGGCTAAGGCCCCTAAGCGTGTACTAAGTGGAAAAGGATGTGGAGTCGCGAAGACAACCAGGAGGTTGGCTTAGAAGCAGCCATCCTTGAAAGAGTGCGTAATAGCTCACTGGTCAAGTGATTCTGCGCCGACAATGTAGCGGGGCTCAAGTACACCGCCGAAGCCGCGGCATTCACACAATACATCCGCCATCTTCTACGGAGGGTGGTGCAGTGGTGTGGATGGGTAGGGGAGCGTCCTACAGCCATGGAAGCAGCAGCGTGAGCTAGTTGTGGAGGCTGTGGG
Protein-coding sequences here:
- the hisH gene encoding imidazole glycerol phosphate synthase subunit HisH, whose amino-acid sequence is MKSVALLDYGSGNLHSANRALIRAGANVEVTADADIALAADGLVVPGVGAFAACMAGLREVKGERIIGQRLAGGRPVLGICVGMQILFERGVEFGVETEGCAEWPGVVERLSAPVLPHMGWNTVSAPTDSVLFAGMASDTRFYFVHSYAAQTWDLPPSEHFATPKLTWAEHGVPFLAAVENGPLSATQFHPEKSGDAGAQLLRNWVNSL